DNA from Paludisphaera mucosa:
TCGTCGACGAACTCGTGGACGCGGATCAGGTTGGGATGCCGCAGCTCCAGCCCGAGCCTGGCCTCGACGGCGAACTTCCGGCGCTCGGAGGCGTCGCCGCAGAGCGGGCCCGCGAGCTGCTTGACGGCGTAGCGGCGGTGGGTGGCGTCGTCCACGACCTCGGCGACGACCGACGTGACGCCGGCGTGGATCACCCGGACGACGCGGTACGCGCCGATTCGATCCTCTGCACTGGCCGCCCCGCCGCTCGTCGCCAAACCCCAGCCCCCTCGCGGATGCGCCTCGGCGAGCCTCGTCAAATCCCTGCAACCCGCATCATCCTACAAAAATCCGCCGGCCCCGACAACGCGCCCCGACCTTCTGGCGGGCCCCCCGCCGAGCCGCTCAAGAGTGGAGGCGTGGCGGGTCGATCATGGAGGAACGGGGAGTCCAGCCGAGAGCCCCGCGCGGCGATCGCGTCGCCTGCAGGAGTCAACCAAGGAGTCGGTCGATGATGGAGCGGAATCGGCACAACGCCCCGCAGGGAAGCGGCTCGGAGCGTCGGACCGGGTCGGGGACGGGATCGTGGGACGCCGCCGTCGCCAGCCGTCGCGCGGCCCTCGAAGCGATCGCCGCGACCCTGCTGGACGCCCCGGGGGCCGGCCCGATCCTGCTCACCGGCGAGGCGGGCGCGGGCAAGACCTGGCTCCGCCGCCGGCTCGTCGAGGGCCTCCCGACGGCCTGGCGGGCGGCGGTCGTCGCGGCCGCCCCGGCGCACGACGCGGTCGATTTCCTGACCCTGACCGCCGCCCGGCTCGGCGTCGCCGCCCTCCCCGATCGCCCCTCGGCGCTCCGGCTCGCCGTCGCCCAGGCCCTGGAAGACGACGCGAACGAGGGACTGACCTGGCTCCTGATCGTCGAGGACGCCCACCACGCCGCGCCCGCCGTCTGGGCCGAGGTCGAGGCCCTGTGCGACGGCCTCCGCACCCCCGGAGGCTTCGCGGCCGTGGTCCTGGCCGGCCGGACCGAGCTGGCCCGCCGCCTGGCCTGGCGGCCGCTGCGGGCCGTCGCCTCGCGGGTCTCGAAGCACGTCCACCTGCCCCCCCTCGACGTCGACGAGGCCGGCCGCCTCCTGGCCGCCGCCGACGCGACGGAAGTCGAACGCCTCCATCGCGACGCGGCCGGCAACCCGCGCCGGCTCCTGGGCCTCGCCGGCGGCCGAACGCCGCAGCGCCTCGACGCGCCTCCGACGCCCGCCCGGCCGGCGGCCTCCGTCGCCGAGGCCCCGGCCCCGCCGGTCGCGCCCCCCGCGCCGGCGGTCCGCAACGATTGGGCGCCTCGGGTCGAGGCGAAGGCCCCCGCCGAGGCCCGGCCGGCGCCCCCCGCGCTGCTGCCGAGCCGGCCGCCGCTCCGGATGGAGGAGGGCCTGATCGAGGTCGGCTGGGAAGGCAGCCTGGACGCCGAGGAAGCGGCTGAGTTCGAATCCGCCGACGAGGCGACCCCGGTCGACGGCGAGCTGATCGAGGACCACTACGCCGCGCTCCAGGCCTGGTCCGAATGGGCTCGCAACCGCGACCGCCTCAACCGGGGCGCCGACGCCGAAGACGATGAAACCGATGCCGAGGCGGATGAGGACGAGGTCGACGAGGTCGTTTCGCCCGTGGGCGTCCAGGCCCTGGGCGACGGCGACGAGGACGAAGATTCCGAGGTCGACTCCGAGACGGCCGAGGAGCCCGAGACCGGCGGAGCCCTCCGCGCCGAGCCCCGGCACGAGCACGCCCCCTACAGCCAGCTCTTCACCCGGCTGCGGCAGTCGAGCAGCTGACCCGGGCCGCCGGCGATGCGACCGGCCGTCGACTTTTCGACAGGTCGACGATCGGCTTCGTAATGGGTTCGTCCGTCCAAAAAGCGGACGAACCCATTTGGCGTAAACCGTTCTGCGTCATCGATTTGACATAGGTTTTCGGTTCCATCGGCTCGTCTCGATTTTTTCATTTCTCCCCATCCTTCCAGCCCCCTCCGGCCACCCCGGTCAGCCGATTGGGAACCGCGAACGCGGACTCCCATGAGAGACAATGGCTCACGATCGCCGATCGGCGAGCGCACGCCTCATCCCTGCGGCCCGGAATCCTCCCCGCTCCCGCCGGGAGAGGGCGGCCGTGCAGCGGCGGGTGAGGGTCGTCGGAGCGCAAAGAGCCCGTCGGACCTGCGGCATCCGGGCCGTCTCCACAGGTCCGACGACTCTCACCCGGCCCTCCGGGCCATCCTCTCCCGGGGGGCGAGGGACGTCGGGCGCTTCGTCGACATGGCGACGGCGACCCCGCGCGGCGGGCGGAGGCGTCACAGTCCCGATTTTCGGGAGGAACGAGTGATGAAAGCGGTCCGCGGGGGTCGATGCCTATCATAACGACCGAGCGCGGCGCGAGCCGGTGTGTCGCGTCGTGATCCGTCATGTAGGACGAGCAGGCGTCGTCGACGTTCCACGCGGTGCTCCCACTCGTCCCCCTTCCCGGGGGAGGCGAGACGTACGGCGGCGTCGGACGCCACGCGACATCGCGTCGCGGACGACGCACCGGAGGCGGCGCCTGCTTATCCCAACCCACCCCCGACTCGACCTCCACCCGCCCCTTCGTCAGCCGTGCTCGCGCTCGCGGACGGTGACGTAGACCTCCTGGCAGGTCTCGGCGATCTTCTCGCCCAGGCCCTGGTGCTTGGTCTCCAGCTGGGTGGAGTACATCCCCAGCACCTTGCAGAGGAAGGCCCCGTGGCAGGGGTCGTTCTCCTGGACGAGCTGGTCCAGCGATTCCTCGATCTGGTCGGCCAGGTAGAGCAGGAACTGCGCCTGGCCCTTGATCTCGGCCAGGTACTTCCGCAGGTCGGGCGAGACCATGTCGCGGGGCGGGGCGGCTTCGCCGTGCTCGGCGTCGACGTCCGGGCCGGGGAACTGGTGCAGGGTGGGGGTCCCGTTCTCGGCCGAGGCGCTCATGAGGGGTCTCCGGCCGGGAAGGCGGTCTCGGGCGACTGGACCATGGCGTCGAGCATGTCGCACAGGTCGCCGATCGACTGCATGTGCTGGCTCTCCTGGCGGAGGTTGGCCGTGTGCATCTCGACGAGCTGCTTGATGAAGATCCGCGTGCCGGGGTCGGACTCATCCTGGAACCGCTCGACGTCGGCGACGACGGCGCGGACCAGGTAGTCCAGGAACTGGAGCTTGCCGCGGATCGAGACCGAAAGCCGGGTGAGCGTCGGGCTCCCCGCAGCCGCCGGCGGCGCTGTGAGTTGGGACATCCTTGGAGCGTCTCCGGGCCGAAGGCCGGACACCTGGGCGAGGCGTCAGCGTCCGTGCAGGGTGTAGGTCATGGCTGGGGATACGAACCTGGGTTCCGAATTTCCCCTGGAGATTACTCCGCCCCGCCATGCGTTGCAAGCGGAAAGCCCGGGCCCCCGACGGCCGCCCGCATGCCGTCGGCGACGGCCTCGCGGCCGCTTTTCTCGGCCGGGGGGGCGACCGGTTTCCCCGGCGGCCGGCGCGGTGTACAAGGAAAGGATGGGGCCGAAACGTCGGGCCCGATCCGGGTCGACCGGCCGCGATGGCTTCCACAGCACAGCGATGGAGAACCGCAACATGTCGCGCAACATCAACCGTCGGGAACTGCTCCTGGCCGGGGCGGGCGCCGCCTGGCTGGGCTCGGGCGTCCTCTCGCGGGCCGTCGGGGCGGCGGCCAAGGCCCCCAAGAAGGTCCTCTACTTCACCAAGAGCTCGGGCTTCCCGCACTCGGTCGTCACCCGCAAGGGGGACGCCCTGGCCCACTCCGAGAAGATCCTGACCGAGATCGGCAAGGAGCACGGCTTCGACGTCGTCGCCTCCAAGGACGGCCGCCTGTTCGAGCCCGACAAGATCGGCGAGTGGGACGGCTTCGTCTTCTGCACTACGGGCGACCTGACCACCCCCGGCACCGACAAGACGCCGCCGCTCTCGGCCGAGGGCGAGAAGGCCCTCTACGACGCCCTCCGCAAGGGCAAGGGCTTCATCGGCATGCACTGCGCCACCGACACCTTCGGCCACCACGGGGCCCGGAACAAGGGCGTCGAGGACCCTTACATCCAGATGATCGGCGGCGAGTTCGTCTCGCACGGCCCCCAGCAGGTCGCGGTCATGGAGGTCGTCGACCCCAAGTTCCCCGGCCTGCCCGAGGGCTTCGGCAAGTCGGCCTCGTTCAAGATCAACGACGAGTGGTACGCCCTCAAGAACCTGCCCGAAGACCTGCACGTGATCCTGGTGCAGAAGACCGAGGGCATGGAAGGCGCGATGTACCACCGCCCCGACTTCCCGGCGACCTGGGCCCGCAAGTACGGCGACGGCCGCGTCTTCTACACCTCGATGGGCCACCGCGAGGACGTCTGGACCAACCCCAACTACCAGTCCCTCCTCCTCGGCGCCCTCGCCTGGACCACCGGCCTCGCCGACGCCGACCTCACCCCCAACATCAAGGAAGTCACCCCCGGCTACGCCAAGCTGACGAAGTGACGAAGCGAAGGTCAGCCGGACGTCCCCTCGCCCGCCGGGAGAGGGTGGCCCGGAGGGCCGGGTGAGGGTCGTCGGACTGTAGGGACGGCCCCGGCGCTGCGGATTCGCGCGCTGATACCTTCCCCGCGCTGCGGCGACCCTCACCCGCCGCTGCGCGGCCGCCCTCTCCCGGCGAGAGAGGGATGATTTCAGGCCGCCCGAACCCCGCGAGGAACAGGATTGCTCCCGGGGTCTGCCTTCCCCCGCCAGAGGGGAAGGCGCACGGCCGTCGCCTGCCGATTCCGTGATACGATCAAATCGACGCCGAGGAAGCCGAGTTGAGCGTCGAGGAGCCTCCGTAAAAGCCCGAATGGCTTGAGGCCAGACGGCGAAATTGCTCACAATGCGGTTGATACCGTCTTATAAGTGGCAACCGGAGGCTCGAAATCATGACGCGATTCGGCTGGTGGATCGTCACATTCTGGCCCCTGGCCGCAATAGGCCAGGGGCCCGCTCCAGGCTCCCCGCCCGCGCCGGATACGCTGGCGAGCATTGAGGTGGAGGCCAAATCGGCGCGGGACTCGTTCGTCGAAAAAGCGAGCAAGGTGAAGTCCGGGGCGGAGGCGACCGCCGCGGACAAGGCTCGTCACGACCAAATTCTGAGCCTGATGGACCGGGCCCTGACGCTGGCCCGCTTGCATCCGGGAGAACCAGAAGGCGTGGCCGCAGCCGCGTGGGCGGTGGCTGAGTTGGGCTTTGAGAGAGGCGACGACGTCGGAGAACGCGGCGACGCGGCGTACCGCCTCCTGTCCGACGCCCCCGAACTCGACGATCCGGTCGTCCTCCGGGCGATCTTCGCCGCCCCGAGCGTCGTCCCTCGCTGCCTCGAGGCCGAGCGCTTCCTACGCTCGGTCATCTCCCGGAGTCAGCACCCGGGTCTCGTCACCACCGCTCAGGCCGTATTGGCCAACTATCTGGCCGAAATGGCTCGTTTGCACGACAGGCTCGCCGCGCCGATCAGCGGCCCCGTGTTGATGAGAGAATTGACGAAGGTTTGCCTCGATCGCTGTCGGGCGGTCGACGGCCCGAAGCTACGCGGCGAGGCCGAAACCCTGCTGGAACAGGTCGTACGCGAGCAGGGGGATGAACCCAAGACCTTGGGTGGGCAGGCTGCGGGCGAACTCTTTCGAATTCGGCACCTCCGGATCGGCCAGCCCGCGCCGGAGCTCGTCGGCGAGGACCTCGACGGGGCACCCATCCGGTTGAGCGATTTCCGGGGCAAAGTCGTGCTCCTGACGTTCTGGGCGATTTCGAGCAATCCTCGCCTGAGTTTAATCCGTCAGGAGAAGGATCTCGCCGCGGCCATGAAGGGGCGTCCGTTCGCGCTGGTGGGAGTCAACGGCGACGCGGCCGAGGACCGAGCCAAGGTCAAGGAGACGGTCGCGAAGGAAGGGATCACCTGGCGGTCGTTCTGGGCGGGCGGCCCCGACGGGGCGATACCCCGGGAGTGGGGCGTCGAGCGCTGGCCTACGTCCTACGTCATCGACGTCGGTGGAATCATCCGCGACGACCAGGTCGGCGGGAAGCTCACCCCCGCCGCCTTCCAGCCGCTCGTCCAGGCGGCCGAGGAGGCCGCTCGATGATCCCCGCGGGCAGATTCGAACACCCTTGATGCCATCGCTGGCATGGAGCGGCGCATGCCCCAGTGGCCGCCACGCTAGTCGGCGAGCCGGCGAATGAGGAGGGACGAGCACGAGGCCCGCTGGAATCAGGCTGTGCCGCCCCCCTCTTCTGATCGCAGCCCGGCTGGCCTCACGCGCCTGAGGTCCAGGCCCCCAGGGTCACCGTGATGGTCGTCGTCCCGTCGGGGACGGGGTCGAACTTCGCGGGGACCTGGGCCTGGCCCGTGGGCGCGGGGGGGACCGGGCCCGGGTTCTCGTCGAAGCTGAACCCGTAGGCCATGGCCATCGGGGCCCCGGTCTTGGCGACGGCGGGCTTGGCCGGCCGCACGAAGATCGGCGAGCCGCCGACCGTCGCGGTGTGCAGGAACAGCGAGAAGAGGTTCTGGGGCTGCCCGGGCGGATACCAGTTGGATTCGGTGCCCCAGTATCGGGTCGTACTCCCGTCCGTCGAGGGGGTCATCGGCCCCGGCGCTCCGGTCGTGCCGGGGACGACCGCCACGCCCCGGTTGAGGGCCGAGACGATCTGGTTCTCGAGGTTCCCCAGGACGGCGATCTGGGCTCCGGTCACCCCTTGCTGCACGGCGTCGGCGAAGAGGCCCGCGCCGCCGAACACCATCGCGCCCCGCGTGAGCTTCATGGTGCCGGTGTAGGGGAGCTGCGAGAAGACGAGCTGATCGCCGGTGACGGCGAACGGCAGCGGGTTCTTCAGGGTGACGACGACCTTGCCCGACTTGTCCCGGGCGAGGCTCGTGACGAAGTTCGTGGCCAGGCCCGCCGCCTGGTCGAAGTACTGCCCGAACACGTACATCCCGGGCTTCAGGACGCCCGGCAGCGGGGCGTTGGTCAGGGTGATCTTGTTGAGCGCGGTGGTCGTGGCGGCGGTGATCGGCTTGCCGTTGGCGCCCAGGAAGACGTTGACCCCGACCGGGCTGAAGACCTTGAGGGTGTTGCCGCCCCCCTGGAACCGCAGCCCCCGGAGCATCACGGGCTTGCCGGTCACGGGATTGACCAGCGACCCATATTGATAGGTCCCCGCCGTCGCCGTGTAGACGTTGGAGTCCGTCCCCTTGAGGCTCCACCCGCTCCGCGCGAAGAGGGTGCCGAGGGCGCGGTCGAAGACGCCGTTCAGCGGGCTGGCCGCGTTCGCCGGCAGCGGGTTGCCCCCCGCCGGCTCGATCAGGTAGGTGTACGGGTTCAGCAGCCCCTCGGACTGGCCGGCCGCCTTCGCCGACGCGGTCAGCTGGAGCGGCTTGTACATCGTCCGGCCCGAGGCCGACGCGAACGTCTGGAACTGCGAGATGACGGCCGCGCGGGTGCCGCTCGCGCCCGAGAGGGGCTGGCCCACCTGGCCGAGGCCGTCGTTCAGCGTCAGCGTGACCGGGAAGGCGAAGCCGTCGACCGTCGGGACGTCGATCGTCGGCCGGCCGCCGCCGGACGGCTGGGTGAGTTCGAGATACTGATACACATAGGGATAGGCGGGCGGGTTCGCCGGCTGCGTGCCGAATGGGAACGAGGGCGGGGCCTGGCCGCTGGGCACGATGAAGAGGTAGATGCGGCCGCCGTCGACCGGCTGGGTCGTGTCGATCTGGATCGTGCCGTACTCGCCCTGGCCCGACCCGACCTGGAAGCTGGGCACCGTGTCGCCGTGCGCCGCGAACGCGAGCGTCCCCGGCGACGAGCCCGGCTGGAGCGTCAGTCCGCTCCCCGTGGAAAAGCCGTCGACGTAGATCGAGTACTTGGCGGGGTCGAGCAGCGTGCCGTCGACCAGGGGCAGCGTGTAGGTCGACAGGACGGTCCGGGATTCGAGCCGCTCCGGACGGAACGCGGCCCGGCGGCGGGGACGTCGCGACGTCGAAGTCCGGGGGCCGAACGTCCGCTTCCACGTTGAAGCGAGAGAGGGAACGATCATCAAGCTCTCCTGTTCATCGGAACGGCGATGGGGTCGAGCGAGCGAGACTCCCCCCGGGCTCGGACGGCGCGGGGGAAACCGACGTGCGGGCCGAACGAGACGCTCGGCCCGAAAATCCGTAGAAAATTCTACGACGCCGCGCAGGCGAGCGGGAGGGTGTGGGTGGATCGACGCCGTGCGGCGTTGCCCGAAAACCACATGCGATGTTCCGGCCGCCTCGACCCGAGGGAGGGCCGAGGCCGGTCACTGGGATTTCGCGGCGGCGTGGGGATCGATTTCTCTGAGGGCCTCCTCCACGGCGATCTGGACGCGGCCGTAGGAATCGCGGGGCGTCCGTCGCAATTCCGGGATGGAGCCCGCGGCGAGCGGGCCGAACCGGCCCAGGGACCGGGCGGCGGCCTCCCGCGTGTAGACCCGATCGGCCCGCAGCGCCGGGACGAGGGCCGCGACGGCCGCCGGGGCCGCCTCGCATCCGGGCGCGATGCGGCCCAAGGCCGATGCGATCGGGGTGCCGCAATCGAAAGAGCCCGGGGTCGCGATCGCTTCCCCGAGCGCCGAGGCGAGGGCGAGGATGGCGCCCTCGGCCTCGCCCCCCATGAGGCCCAGCGCCTCGGCCGCGGCCGCCCGCACCGGGGGCCGCTTCGAGCGCAGGGCGGCCGTGAGCGCGGCGACGACCCGATCGCCGGAAGGCGCGCCCGGGGCGATCCGCGAAAGGGCCCGGCACGCTTCGCGGGCCAGTTCCTCCATCGCGGGGGCGTCGGCCGTCCCGTCCCCGGCCAGGCCGCGCTCCAGGGCGGCGAGGAGTTCGGGGATCGCCCCGGCGGCCTCGCCCCCCATCGATCCCAGGGCGTACGCCGAGGCGTCGCGCACCCGGGGCTTTTCCGACCGCAGGGCGGCCGACAGCGCGGCGACCACCTGGTCGCGCGCAGCCGCGCCCGGCGCGATCCGGGCGAGGGCCAGCGACGCATCGAAGGTCAAATCCGGCATCGCGAACGAGGCGGGGGCGTCTGCCGATTCCAGGCTCCCCTCGAAGGCCGAGAGGAGTTCGGGGATCGCCTCGGAAGCCTCCGGGCCGATGTTCCCCAGGATCATCGACGACGCGATCCGCCCTCGCGCGTCGGGACCCTTGAGCGCCGCGATCAGGTCCGGGACCACGGCCGGGGAAGGCTTCAGCTTCCGCAACGGCCCGCGATAGTGGTTCTCCCATTGGTCGTCGGCCGCGATCAGCCGGAGCAGGGGCGGGATCGCCGGGTCGAGGCCCGCGGAGAACTCCGAAAGCGCCCGGGCCGCGGCGTAGCGGACGGCGGGGAAGGGGTCGTCCAGGGCGGAGATCAGCTCCCGCGGCGCTCGGGAGCCCGGCGGCTTGCCGAAGGCCGCCAGGGCGTCGGCGGCCGCCGTCCGGACGGCCGGATCGGGGTCGGTCAGGCATTTCAGCACCCCCGCGGCCGCGGCCCGAGCCGGTTCGAGGAACGCGGCCCCCGCGCCGCCCTGCTCCCCGAAGGGCCCCGACGAGCCGCCTGCGTCGCCGGCCGTCTTCGTCACGAGCCAGGCGATGGAACGGGCGGCCGCCTCGCGGACCTGGGGCTGGACGTCGTCGGCCGCCCCGGCGAGGGCCGCGAGCGCCTTCCAGGAGTCGTCGGGACCCGCGTCTCCCAACCTCGCCGCCGCCTCGCGACGCACGTACGCGTCCTCCTCGCCCAGGGCCTGGATGTGGGCGTCGACGGCGGGGTCGCCGCGACGGCGCGTGAACACGTCGTGCGTCGCGGCCCAGAAGACGAGCGGGAGACAGGCGGCGGCGGCGATGGCGAGCACGGCGAGGCGCTGGCGACGCGTCAACGGCGTCCGACTCGAATCCGAGGAACTCCAGGTATCCATCGAGCGACCTCCTCCGCGATCAAACACCCGGACGATTCACGGCCGGTTCGCCTCGAACGCGACGCCGCCGTCGACGATCGTATGACGCACCTTGGCCCCGAGGACGCCCGCCGGGGGCTGCTGGAACAGGTCGCGGTCGAAGACGGTGACGTCGGCGCGGAAGCCGGGCTTGAGGACGCCCGAGCGCATCTCGGCGAAGGCGGCGTAGGCGGCGCCCGCGGTGAAGGCCCGCAGGGTCTCTTCCAGGCTCATGCGCTGGTCGGGATGCCAGCCGCCCTTCGGCTCGCCCGCGGCGTCCTGGCGGGTGAGGGCGGCGTAGAGGCCCCACTGGGGGTCGACGACCTCGACGGGGAAGTCGCTGCCGAACGCCAGGCGGACCTTGGCGTCGAGGAACCAGCGCCAGGCGTACGCGCCGTCGACCCGGCCGGGGCCGAGCCGCGCGTCGGCCCAGCGCATGTCGTCGCTGGCGTGCGAGGGCTGCATCGACGCGATCACCCCCAGCTCGGCGAACCGGGCGACGTCCTGCCTGCGGACCACCTGCGCGTGCTCGATCCGCAGCCTCGGCTCGGTCGCCAGCGGGAACGCCCGGCGCGCCGCGGCGAAGGCGTCGAGGACGAGCGCGTTCCCCTTGTCGCCGATCGCGTGGACGGCGACCTGCCAGCCGTTCTCGATGGCCGCGGCGGTCGTCGCCTCCAGCGTCTTGGGGTCGATCAGGAGGAGCCCGACGTTGTGCGGGTCGTCGGCGTAGGGCTCGAAGAGCAGGGCCCCGCGCGAGCCCATGGCGCCGTCGATGAACAGCTTGATCGCCCGCATCTCGAACCGGCTCCCCGGGGTCGCGGGCCTGGGCGGCTTGCTCACGAACTCGACCTCGCGGCCGGCGGGGGGCGAGGCCATCGCGTAGACCCGCAGCTTGAGCGCGCCGCCTTGATCCAGCTCGCCGAAGACCTCGGCCTCGCGGGCGGAGACCCCCGCGTCGTGGACGCCGGTCAGGCCGTACGAGAGGATGCGGTCCTGGGCCGCCAGGATCCGCTTGCGGACGTCTTCACGCGAGGGCGGCGGCACGACCCGGCCGACCAACCCCATGGCGCCGTCGATGAAGACGCCCGAGGGCCGGCCGTCGGCCAGGTGGTGGATCTGGCCGTCGGACGGGGGCTGCGACGACGCGTCGACGCCCGCACGCCTCATGGCCTCGGTGCTGGCCCATCCGGCGTGGCCGTCGACCCGCGAGAGCCAGACCGCCCGCCCGGGCGCGGCGGCGTCGAGGACCGAGGCGTCCGGGAAGGCGCCGCCGGGCCAGAGGCTCTGGTCCCAGTTCGCCCCCAGGACCCAGGCGTCGGCGGGCAGGCCGGCGGCGTGCTCCTTGACCCTTCGCGCCACCTCGTCGAGCGACTTGACGCCCCGGAGGTCGAGTTGGAGCAGGCTGGCGCCGAGCGACTCGATGTGGCCGTGGGCGTCGACGAGGCCGGGCGTCGCGAGCGTCCCGGGGGCCTCGACCAAGCGGGTCGACGGCCCTTTCCAGGCGAGCCCCTCGTCGCGCGAGCCGACGGCGACGATCGCGCCGGCGCGGGCCGCAAGGGCCTCGGCCCAGGGCCTGGCGGGGTCGCCGGTCCAGATCCGGCCGGGGAGCAGCACGAGGTCG
Protein-coding regions in this window:
- a CDS encoding HEAT repeat domain-containing protein, with the translated sequence MDTWSSSDSSRTPLTRRQRLAVLAIAAAACLPLVFWAATHDVFTRRRGDPAVDAHIQALGEEDAYVRREAAARLGDAGPDDSWKALAALAGAADDVQPQVREAAARSIAWLVTKTAGDAGGSSGPFGEQGGAGAAFLEPARAAAAGVLKCLTDPDPAVRTAAADALAAFGKPPGSRAPRELISALDDPFPAVRYAAARALSEFSAGLDPAIPPLLRLIAADDQWENHYRGPLRKLKPSPAVVPDLIAALKGPDARGRIASSMILGNIGPEASEAIPELLSAFEGSLESADAPASFAMPDLTFDASLALARIAPGAAARDQVVAALSAALRSEKPRVRDASAYALGSMGGEAAGAIPELLAALERGLAGDGTADAPAMEELAREACRALSRIAPGAPSGDRVVAALTAALRSKRPPVRAAAAEALGLMGGEAEGAILALASALGEAIATPGSFDCGTPIASALGRIAPGCEAAPAAVAALVPALRADRVYTREAAARSLGRFGPLAAGSIPELRRTPRDSYGRVQIAVEEALREIDPHAAAKSQ
- a CDS encoding ThuA domain-containing protein, which produces MSRNINRRELLLAGAGAAWLGSGVLSRAVGAAAKAPKKVLYFTKSSGFPHSVVTRKGDALAHSEKILTEIGKEHGFDVVASKDGRLFEPDKIGEWDGFVFCTTGDLTTPGTDKTPPLSAEGEKALYDALRKGKGFIGMHCATDTFGHHGARNKGVEDPYIQMIGGEFVSHGPQQVAVMEVVDPKFPGLPEGFGKSASFKINDEWYALKNLPEDLHVILVQKTEGMEGAMYHRPDFPATWARKYGDGRVFYTSMGHREDVWTNPNYQSLLLGALAWTTGLADADLTPNIKEVTPGYAKLTK
- a CDS encoding AAA family ATPase, whose amino-acid sequence is MMERNRHNAPQGSGSERRTGSGTGSWDAAVASRRAALEAIAATLLDAPGAGPILLTGEAGAGKTWLRRRLVEGLPTAWRAAVVAAAPAHDAVDFLTLTAARLGVAALPDRPSALRLAVAQALEDDANEGLTWLLIVEDAHHAAPAVWAEVEALCDGLRTPGGFAAVVLAGRTELARRLAWRPLRAVASRVSKHVHLPPLDVDEAGRLLAAADATEVERLHRDAAGNPRRLLGLAGGRTPQRLDAPPTPARPAASVAEAPAPPVAPPAPAVRNDWAPRVEAKAPAEARPAPPALLPSRPPLRMEEGLIEVGWEGSLDAEEAAEFESADEATPVDGELIEDHYAALQAWSEWARNRDRLNRGADAEDDETDAEADEDEVDEVVSPVGVQALGDGDEDEDSEVDSETAEEPETGGALRAEPRHEHAPYSQLFTRLRQSSS
- a CDS encoding TlpA family protein disulfide reductase gives rise to the protein MTRFGWWIVTFWPLAAIGQGPAPGSPPAPDTLASIEVEAKSARDSFVEKASKVKSGAEATAADKARHDQILSLMDRALTLARLHPGEPEGVAAAAWAVAELGFERGDDVGERGDAAYRLLSDAPELDDPVVLRAIFAAPSVVPRCLEAERFLRSVISRSQHPGLVTTAQAVLANYLAEMARLHDRLAAPISGPVLMRELTKVCLDRCRAVDGPKLRGEAETLLEQVVREQGDEPKTLGGQAAGELFRIRHLRIGQPAPELVGEDLDGAPIRLSDFRGKVVLLTFWAISSNPRLSLIRQEKDLAAAMKGRPFALVGVNGDAAEDRAKVKETVAKEGITWRSFWAGGPDGAIPREWGVERWPTSYVIDVGGIIRDDQVGGKLTPAAFQPLVQAAEEAAR